From one Streptomyces sp. ICC1 genomic stretch:
- a CDS encoding DEAD/DEAH box helicase codes for MNRTTRMNDRSSRTRTGGGSSGSYGGSSSGSYGGSYGGSSGSSGGRGTRFGSSSAPSRSGGPKRSGGGGGGSYGRRSSGPQGEFALPVTVVPGLPAVEAFADLAMPAPLLKALTAEGVATPFPIQAATLPNTLAGRDVLGRGRTGSGKTLAFGLALLARTAGQSAESGQPLALILVPTRELAQQVTAALTPYARAVKLRLATVVGGMPIHRQAGALRAGAEVVVATPGRLKDLIQRGDCRLNQVAITVLDEADQMADMGFMPQVTALLDQVRPEGQRMLFSATLDRNIDLLVRRYLTDPVVHSVDPSAGAVTAMEHHVLHVQSFDKQAATTEIAAREGRVIMFLDTKHAVDRLTEHLLSSGVRAAALHGGKSQPQRTRTLAQFKTGHVSVLVATNVAARGIHVDNLDLVVNVDPPTDHKDYLHRGGRTARAGESGSVVTLVLPNQRREMTRLMAAAGITPNTANVRSGEAELSRITGAQAPSGIPVTITAPVSERANRGASSSRGRRSRPAQDRRSRTSTAPRGSEGRPALATAA; via the coding sequence ATGAACCGTACGACTCGCATGAATGACCGCTCTTCCCGCACCCGTACGGGTGGTGGATCCTCCGGCTCGTACGGCGGCTCCTCCTCCGGCTCGTACGGCGGCTCCTATGGCGGCTCTTCCGGTTCTTCCGGCGGCCGGGGGACCCGTTTCGGTTCCTCGTCGGCCCCCAGCCGGTCCGGCGGCCCGAAGCGCTCCGGCGGCGGCGGTGGCGGCAGCTACGGCCGACGCTCCTCCGGCCCGCAGGGCGAGTTCGCCCTGCCGGTCACCGTGGTCCCCGGGCTGCCCGCCGTCGAGGCGTTCGCCGACCTGGCCATGCCGGCCCCGCTGCTCAAGGCGCTCACCGCCGAGGGCGTCGCCACGCCGTTCCCGATCCAGGCGGCCACCCTGCCCAACACCCTCGCGGGCCGTGACGTCCTGGGCCGCGGTCGCACCGGCTCCGGCAAGACCCTGGCCTTCGGCCTCGCGCTGCTGGCCCGTACGGCCGGCCAGAGCGCCGAGTCGGGGCAGCCGCTCGCTCTGATCCTCGTACCGACGCGTGAGCTCGCCCAGCAGGTCACGGCAGCCCTCACCCCCTATGCCCGCGCGGTCAAGCTGCGCCTGGCCACCGTGGTCGGCGGCATGCCGATCCACCGGCAGGCCGGCGCGCTGCGCGCCGGGGCCGAAGTGGTCGTGGCCACGCCCGGCCGCCTGAAGGACCTCATCCAGCGGGGTGACTGCCGGCTGAACCAGGTCGCCATCACCGTCCTGGACGAGGCCGACCAGATGGCCGACATGGGCTTCATGCCCCAGGTCACCGCCCTGCTCGACCAGGTGCGCCCCGAGGGCCAGCGGATGCTCTTCTCCGCCACGCTCGACCGCAACATCGACCTGCTGGTCCGTCGCTACCTGACCGACCCCGTCGTGCACTCCGTCGACCCTTCGGCCGGCGCCGTCACCGCGATGGAGCACCACGTCCTGCACGTGCAGAGCTTCGACAAGCAGGCCGCCACGACCGAGATCGCCGCCCGCGAAGGCCGCGTGATCATGTTCCTGGACACCAAGCACGCCGTGGACCGGCTCACCGAGCACCTGCTGAGCAGCGGGGTGCGCGCCGCGGCACTGCACGGCGGAAAGTCGCAGCCCCAGCGCACCCGTACGCTCGCGCAGTTCAAGACGGGCCACGTCAGCGTGCTGGTCGCCACCAACGTCGCGGCCCGCGGCATCCACGTCGACAACCTCGACCTGGTCGTCAACGTGGACCCGCCGACCGACCACAAGGACTACCTGCACCGCGGCGGCCGTACCGCCCGGGCCGGCGAGTCCGGCAGCGTCGTCACCCTGGTGCTGCCCAACCAGCGCCGCGAGATGACCCGCCTGATGGCCGCGGCCGGGATCACCCCGAACACCGCGAACGTCCGCTCCGGCGAGGCCGAGCTGAGCCGCATCACCGGCGCGCAGGCGCCGTCGGGCATCCCCGTCACCATCACGGCGCCCGTCAGCGAGCGCGCCAACCGTGGGGCCAGCTCCTCCAGGGGTCGGCGCAGCCGTCCCGCACAGGACCGGCGCAGCCGCACGAGCACGGCGCCCAGGGGGTCCGAGGGCCGTCCTGCCCTCGCCACAGCCGCTTAG
- a CDS encoding glycosyltransferase family 2 protein → MTSIVIPAHNEGRVIGRLLDALLAEAPASGPDIVVVCNGCTDDTAAVAGARGPRVRVVEIPTPSKHRALRVGDEHARGFPRLYVDADVEVGAADVRVLAGALADRPELLAAAPGRDIPLTGCAWPVRAYYRVWQRLPAVREGLFGRGVIAVSEPGHARIAALPPLMADDLAASLAFAPGERSVVEAARVVVHPPRTWSDLVKRRVRAATSSAELERFQAAEPAGAASSVPSARTGTGDLRALLRAQPRLLPGVVVFVVAALAARRGARKAIRTGDFSTWLRDESSRQG, encoded by the coding sequence GTGACCAGCATCGTGATCCCGGCCCACAACGAGGGCCGGGTCATCGGCCGGCTCCTCGACGCGCTCCTGGCCGAAGCCCCGGCTTCCGGGCCCGACATCGTCGTGGTGTGCAACGGCTGTACGGACGACACCGCCGCGGTGGCGGGCGCGCGCGGTCCCCGCGTACGCGTGGTGGAGATCCCGACTCCCTCCAAACACCGGGCACTTCGGGTCGGCGACGAACACGCGCGGGGCTTCCCCCGGCTGTACGTGGACGCCGACGTCGAGGTCGGGGCCGCCGACGTACGGGTGCTGGCGGGCGCCCTCGCCGACCGTCCGGAGCTGCTCGCCGCGGCCCCCGGGCGCGACATCCCCCTGACCGGCTGCGCCTGGCCGGTCCGGGCCTACTACCGGGTCTGGCAGCGGCTGCCGGCCGTCCGCGAGGGCCTGTTCGGGCGCGGGGTCATCGCGGTGTCCGAACCGGGCCACGCGCGGATCGCCGCCCTGCCCCCGCTGATGGCGGACGACCTCGCCGCCTCCCTCGCCTTCGCGCCGGGAGAGCGCAGCGTGGTCGAGGCGGCCCGGGTCGTGGTGCACCCGCCGCGCACCTGGTCGGACCTGGTCAAACGGCGGGTCCGGGCGGCGACTTCGTCCGCCGAGCTGGAGCGCTTCCAGGCCGCGGAGCCCGCCGGGGCGGCCTCGTCCGTACCGTCCGCGCGGACCGGTACGGGAGACCTGCGCGCCCTGCTCCGGGCCCAGCCGCGGCTGCTCCCCGGGGTCGTGGTGTTCGTCGTGGCGGCCCTCGCGGCCCGCCGGGGCGCCCGCAAGGCCATCCGGACCGGGGACTTCTCCACCTGGCTGCGCGACGAGAGCAGCCGGCAGGGCTGA
- a CDS encoding TolB-like translocation protein, with product MTRSRRLLVLALAVLLLGGAAGAMVVRAAARAEQTREGDPTATEGRVTLDRQDGLAFLNGAQGPHRGAVVSVPAQSPQGGRTASDLTCQRFHAAAGTGVCLNSSPGALAQDNKALIVDAQLRTVRSFPMAGTPSRARVSPSGHFAAWTVFVAGESYGAAFFSTRTSIADVRTGTLEPDLEKFAIELDGRPYSAGDVNFWGVTFSKDDDTFYATLGTGNQTYLVKGSISRRSVTTLAKNVECPSLSPDETRVAYKKRVQRGASLWREHVLDLRTLREQPLAEKRSVDDQALWLDDRTLAYALPTEGSVDTTDLWTVPADGTGAPRVLAPAASSPTRLG from the coding sequence ATGACCCGCTCACGCCGGCTGCTCGTACTCGCCCTGGCCGTGCTGCTCCTCGGAGGGGCGGCCGGCGCGATGGTGGTGCGCGCCGCCGCACGCGCCGAGCAGACCCGGGAGGGCGATCCGACGGCCACCGAGGGCCGGGTCACGCTCGACCGGCAGGACGGGCTGGCCTTCCTCAACGGCGCGCAGGGGCCGCACCGCGGAGCCGTCGTCTCGGTTCCGGCCCAGTCCCCCCAGGGCGGGCGGACCGCCTCCGACCTCACCTGCCAGCGCTTCCACGCGGCGGCCGGCACGGGCGTCTGCCTCAACTCCTCCCCCGGCGCGCTCGCCCAGGACAACAAGGCGCTCATCGTCGACGCGCAGCTGCGCACGGTGCGCAGCTTCCCGATGGCGGGCACCCCGTCCAGGGCCCGGGTGTCCCCGAGCGGGCACTTCGCCGCGTGGACGGTCTTCGTCGCCGGGGAGTCCTACGGCGCCGCGTTCTTCTCCACCCGCACCTCGATCGCGGACGTCCGCACCGGCACGCTCGAACCGGACCTGGAGAAGTTCGCCATCGAGCTCGACGGCCGGCCCTACAGCGCGGGCGACGTGAACTTCTGGGGCGTGACCTTCTCCAAGGACGACGACACCTTCTACGCCACGCTCGGCACCGGCAACCAGACCTACCTGGTGAAGGGCTCGATCTCGCGGCGCAGCGTCACCACCCTCGCCAAGAACGTCGAGTGCCCTTCGCTGTCCCCCGACGAGACCCGGGTCGCCTACAAGAAGCGCGTGCAGCGCGGCGCGTCCCTGTGGCGGGAGCACGTCCTGGACCTGCGGACCCTGCGGGAGCAGCCGCTCGCGGAGAAGCGCAGCGTGGACGACCAGGCGCTCTGGCTCGACGACCGCACCCTGGCCTACGCACTGCCCACCGAGGGGTCGGTGGACACCACCGACCTCTGGACCGTGCCGGCCGACGGCACCGGCGCCCCGCGCGTCCTGGCGCCGGCCGCCTCGTCGCCGACCCGCCTCGGCTGA
- a CDS encoding cold-shock protein, translating to MANGTVKWFNAEKGFGFIEQEGGGPDVFAHYSNIASQGFRELQEGQKVSFDIAQGQKGPTAENIVTA from the coding sequence ATGGCTAACGGCACCGTGAAGTGGTTCAACGCGGAAAAGGGTTTTGGCTTCATCGAGCAGGAGGGCGGCGGTCCTGACGTCTTCGCCCACTACTCGAACATCGCCTCCCAGGGCTTCCGCGAGCTCCAGGAAGGCCAGAAGGTCAGCTTCGACATCGCGCAGGGCCAGAAGGGCCCGACGGCCGAGAACATCGTCACGGCCTGA
- a CDS encoding glycosyl hydrolase family 18 protein translates to MKTARSASLSAALAAAVALALTAAAPVPAPAQARAAPARTVSAWLPWWDLETGYRDALAHADQLHTVSPFWYATSSATEVKSETGAGERRVIDGLRAKGVKVVPTVTESLRAPAMADLMNDPARRTAHVDALVAVATSRAYDGLDLDYEVMTETADAALRERVRTGYNALTSELCARLHALAKSCVVTVMPRTKDTGQAFDYAHLGSVADRLRIMGYNLHNALQDPGPLSSTAWYEEFLAYATAHVPRDKLEVALPAYGWNWTVGSKARARHVTSLEAEELRLEVGAEYDLDEVSGTPHFDYTDDEGEEHQVWYQDANGAAAHLAVLARHGVRGAGLWALGFEEPELWDALAAQGT, encoded by the coding sequence ATGAAGACCGCCCGCTCCGCCAGTCTCTCCGCCGCCCTCGCGGCCGCCGTCGCGCTCGCGCTGACGGCGGCCGCGCCGGTTCCCGCTCCCGCCCAGGCCCGCGCCGCGCCCGCCCGCACCGTGTCCGCCTGGCTTCCCTGGTGGGACCTGGAGACCGGCTACCGGGACGCACTGGCCCACGCCGACCAGCTCCACACGGTCAGCCCGTTCTGGTACGCGACCTCGTCCGCGACGGAGGTCAAGAGCGAGACCGGGGCCGGCGAGCGCCGGGTCATCGACGGACTGCGCGCCAAGGGCGTCAAAGTGGTCCCCACGGTCACCGAGAGCCTGCGCGCCCCCGCGATGGCGGACCTGATGAACGACCCGGCCCGCCGCACGGCCCACGTGGACGCCCTCGTCGCCGTCGCCACGAGCCGCGCCTACGACGGCCTCGACCTCGACTACGAGGTGATGACGGAGACCGCGGACGCCGCCCTGCGCGAGCGGGTCCGCACCGGGTACAACGCGCTGACGAGCGAGCTCTGCGCCCGCCTGCACGCGCTCGCCAAGAGCTGCGTGGTCACCGTCATGCCGCGCACGAAGGACACGGGCCAGGCCTTCGACTACGCGCACCTGGGCTCCGTCGCGGACCGCCTGCGGATCATGGGCTACAACCTGCACAACGCCCTGCAGGACCCGGGCCCGCTGTCCTCGACCGCCTGGTACGAGGAGTTCCTCGCCTACGCCACCGCGCACGTCCCGCGGGACAAGCTGGAGGTGGCGCTGCCCGCGTACGGGTGGAACTGGACGGTGGGCTCCAAGGCCCGAGCCCGGCACGTCACCTCGCTGGAAGCGGAGGAGCTGCGCCTCGAGGTGGGTGCGGAGTACGACCTCGACGAGGTGTCCGGCACCCCGCACTTCGACTACACGGACGACGAGGGCGAAGAGCACCAGGTCTGGTACCAGGACGCGAACGGGGCGGCCGCGCACCTGGCGGTCCTCGCGCGGCACGGGGTGCGGGGCGCCGGACTGTGGGCCCTGGGGTTCGAGGAGCCCGAGCTGTGGGACGCCTTGGCGGCCCAGGGCACGTGA
- a CDS encoding TetR/AcrR family transcriptional regulator, which produces MARTKEFDPEAALQSALELFWQRGYEATSMADLVDRLGIGRASIYATFGNKHDLYLKALDRYNENRDAVLLHELSQPGAALPAVRAVVRRFAAESSSAGQRLTGCFVTNTAAELGAHDPVAARKVEASWNHIETLFHSALARARAQGELPADRDPRALARMLLVLMQGMRIVGKASEDPCRLRDAAEQALALLD; this is translated from the coding sequence GTGGCCAGGACCAAGGAATTCGATCCGGAAGCCGCACTGCAGTCAGCTCTGGAGCTGTTCTGGCAGCGCGGCTACGAGGCGACGTCCATGGCGGACCTCGTCGACCGCCTCGGCATCGGGCGGGCCAGCATCTACGCCACCTTCGGCAACAAGCACGACCTGTACCTGAAGGCGCTGGACCGCTACAACGAGAACCGTGACGCGGTCCTGCTCCACGAGCTGTCCCAGCCGGGGGCGGCGCTGCCGGCCGTGCGGGCGGTGGTACGCCGCTTCGCCGCCGAGTCGAGCTCCGCCGGTCAGCGGCTGACCGGTTGCTTCGTGACCAACACGGCCGCCGAGCTGGGGGCGCACGACCCGGTGGCGGCCCGCAAGGTCGAGGCGAGCTGGAACCACATCGAGACCCTGTTCCACTCGGCGCTGGCCCGGGCCCGGGCGCAGGGCGAGCTGCCGGCGGACCGCGATCCGCGCGCGCTGGCCCGGATGCTGCTGGTGCTCATGCAGGGCATGCGGATCGTCGGCAAGGCGTCGGAGGACCCGTGTCGGCTGCGGGACGCGGCGGAGCAGGCGCTGGCGCTGCTCGACTGA
- a CDS encoding SCO5918 family protein, whose amino-acid sequence MRCVIARFPFDLTKSGVLESMKGIKPEPITAESVIVGRRAYPVKQVGAVITRQDRRDFTAGEVIRALTALGFTCRGLAPVPAPAAEQTPLEKASAMLGAPAGV is encoded by the coding sequence ATGCGCTGCGTCATCGCCCGTTTTCCGTTCGACCTGACCAAAAGCGGTGTGCTGGAGTCGATGAAGGGCATCAAGCCCGAACCGATCACCGCTGAGTCCGTGATCGTCGGCCGGCGCGCCTACCCCGTCAAGCAAGTGGGCGCCGTCATCACCCGCCAGGACCGCCGCGACTTCACCGCCGGCGAGGTGATCAGGGCGCTGACCGCGCTCGGCTTCACCTGCCGCGGGCTCGCCCCGGTCCCGGCGCCGGCCGCCGAGCAGACCCCGCTCGAGAAGGCGTCGGCCATGCTCGGCGCCCCCGCGGGCGTGTAG
- a CDS encoding glucose 1-dehydrogenase has translation MSARFTGKSVLVTGAGSGIGRAVALAFAAEGASVVAAGRGAAALGETVALIEEEGGTAVAVTADVTRSEDVRALVRSTVEHFGSLDVAVNNAGVFRGGGPVADLPEEDWRTLLDVNVTGVLLSLQAEVSRMREQPTGGAIVNISSNLGAHARIPGAAGYIATKAAVSALSRAAALDHIGEGIRINAVSPGPVATDMSLWQGEDEAGRAARMKDESPLGRVSATAEVAAAVLYLASSDAASVVGTDLVIDGGAAA, from the coding sequence ATGTCCGCACGTTTCACCGGCAAGAGCGTCCTCGTCACCGGCGCGGGTTCCGGCATAGGCCGAGCCGTCGCCCTCGCCTTCGCCGCCGAAGGGGCCTCGGTGGTCGCGGCCGGCCGCGGCGCCGCGGCCCTCGGGGAGACGGTCGCGCTGATCGAGGAGGAAGGCGGCACGGCCGTCGCGGTCACCGCCGACGTGACCCGGTCCGAGGACGTACGCGCCTTGGTCCGCAGCACCGTCGAACACTTCGGAAGCCTCGACGTCGCCGTCAACAACGCGGGAGTCTTCCGGGGCGGCGGCCCCGTGGCCGACCTTCCCGAGGAGGACTGGCGCACCCTCCTCGACGTCAACGTCACCGGCGTCCTCCTCAGCCTCCAGGCCGAGGTCTCCCGGATGCGCGAGCAGCCCACCGGAGGGGCGATCGTCAACATCTCCTCGAACCTCGGAGCACACGCCCGCATCCCGGGCGCGGCCGGCTACATCGCCACCAAGGCGGCCGTCTCCGCCCTGAGCCGGGCCGCCGCCCTGGACCACATCGGCGAGGGCATCCGCATCAACGCGGTCAGCCCCGGGCCGGTCGCCACCGACATGTCGCTGTGGCAGGGCGAGGACGAAGCCGGCCGCGCCGCCCGGATGAAGGACGAGTCACCCCTGGGCCGGGTGTCCGCCACGGCCGAGGTCGCGGCGGCCGTCCTGTACCTGGCCTCCTCGGACGCCGCCTCCGTGGTCGGCACCGACCTGGTGATCGACGGTGGCGCGGCGGCCTGA
- a CDS encoding nuclear transport factor 2 family protein, whose protein sequence is MSRTDITAALTDLLFTPGLDLHEAADRHFAPDYRQRTNGTWDDRAGFLAHIAHLRTVVAGGTLEVHEELSDGTRYADRHTVNVTKTDGSSVRMEVYLFGEFAPDGRFRRIEETTLMLAGAEADRDLGSAR, encoded by the coding sequence GTGAGCCGGACCGACATCACCGCCGCCCTGACCGATCTGCTCTTCACCCCGGGGCTCGATCTCCACGAGGCGGCCGACCGGCACTTCGCCCCCGACTACCGCCAGCGCACCAACGGCACGTGGGACGATCGTGCCGGATTCCTCGCGCACATCGCCCACCTGCGCACGGTGGTGGCCGGCGGCACCCTCGAGGTCCACGAGGAGTTGAGCGACGGCACCCGCTACGCCGACCGCCACACCGTGAACGTCACCAAGACGGACGGTTCGAGCGTCCGCATGGAGGTCTACCTCTTCGGCGAGTTCGCCCCCGACGGCCGGTTCCGCCGCATCGAGGAGACCACCCTCATGCTGGCCGGCGCGGAAGCGGACCGGGACCTCGGCAGCGCGCGCTGA
- a CDS encoding MFS transporter — protein sequence MYLADRSAPAGAKTAPDGSPVRAPAVASAVLALGAVSLITDISSEMVTAVLPLYLVAGLGLSPLGFGALDGLYNGVSALVQLTGGHLADRIRNHKLIAGIGYGLSALCKPLLLLAHSLGPISVVLALERTGKGLRTAPRDALISLSTPAELQGRAFGVHRAMDTTGALLGPLAAFFILSVTVDGYDAVFGVSACIAALGVVVLVLFVPSGADPGAAGTPARPAPARPAAPAKPVPGTPAAPKPGAGAVNVREALALLRLPRLRALAACAALLGLTTVSDAFLYLLLQDRTGIGEQWFPLLPLGTAAVFLLLAVPAGALADRIGRRTVFLAGHALLLTGYGLLLWAPAWPALPYLVLVLHGMFYAATDGVLPAAVAATVPAKLRGTGIAVVGTSQALARFGCSLAFGGAWTLWGSGPALAAAAAGLCCCAAVAGFVLRPTAPDGASGRTPHPRRTRGTR from the coding sequence ATGTACCTCGCGGACCGCTCCGCGCCGGCGGGCGCGAAGACCGCACCGGACGGCAGCCCCGTCCGGGCCCCCGCCGTCGCCTCGGCCGTCCTCGCACTGGGTGCGGTCAGCCTGATCACCGACATCTCCTCGGAGATGGTCACCGCCGTCCTGCCGCTCTACCTGGTCGCCGGACTGGGCCTGAGCCCGCTGGGCTTCGGTGCGCTCGACGGCCTGTACAACGGGGTCAGCGCGCTGGTGCAGCTGACCGGCGGCCACCTCGCCGACCGGATCCGCAACCACAAGCTGATCGCCGGGATCGGCTACGGCCTGTCCGCGCTGTGCAAACCGCTGCTGCTGCTCGCCCACAGCCTCGGCCCGATCAGCGTGGTCCTCGCCCTGGAACGCACCGGCAAGGGCCTGCGCACTGCCCCGCGCGACGCGCTCATCTCCCTTTCCACGCCTGCCGAGTTGCAAGGCCGCGCCTTCGGCGTGCACCGCGCCATGGACACCACCGGGGCGCTGCTCGGCCCCCTCGCCGCCTTCTTCATCCTGAGCGTCACGGTCGACGGGTACGACGCCGTGTTCGGGGTCAGCGCCTGCATCGCCGCACTCGGCGTCGTGGTGCTCGTGCTCTTCGTCCCCTCCGGCGCGGACCCGGGCGCAGCCGGCACACCCGCGCGCCCCGCCCCCGCGCGCCCCGCCGCTCCCGCGAAGCCGGTCCCGGGCACACCCGCCGCCCCGAAGCCGGGCGCGGGCGCGGTCAACGTGCGCGAGGCGCTGGCCCTGCTGCGCCTGCCCCGGCTGCGCGCCCTGGCGGCCTGCGCGGCCCTGCTGGGCCTGACCACCGTCAGCGACGCCTTCCTCTACCTGCTGCTCCAGGACCGCACCGGCATCGGCGAGCAGTGGTTCCCGCTCCTGCCCCTGGGCACCGCCGCCGTGTTCCTGCTGCTGGCCGTGCCGGCCGGCGCCCTCGCCGACCGGATCGGACGCCGCACCGTGTTCCTGGCCGGGCACGCCCTCCTGCTGACCGGCTACGGGCTGCTGCTGTGGGCCCCCGCCTGGCCCGCCCTGCCCTATCTGGTCCTCGTCCTGCACGGCATGTTCTACGCCGCCACCGACGGGGTGCTGCCCGCCGCCGTCGCCGCGACCGTCCCGGCGAAGCTGCGGGGCACCGGCATCGCGGTCGTCGGCACCAGCCAGGCGCTGGCCCGCTTCGGCTGCTCGCTCGCCTTCGGCGGGGCCTGGACGCTGTGGGGTTCGGGCCCCGCGCTCGCCGCCGCGGCGGCCGGGCTGTGCTGCTGCGCGGCCGTCGCCGGATTCGTACTCCGCCCCACGGCCCCGGACGGCGCGTCCGGCCGGACCCCGCACCCCCGACGCACCCGAGGAACCCGATGA
- a CDS encoding MerR family transcriptional regulator, producing the protein MTPENTLGRFDDDDYPAYTMGRAAEMLGTTPGFLRAIGEARLITPLRSEGGHRRYSRYQLRIAARARELVDQGTPVESACRIVILEDQLEEAQRINAEYRRAEGGSHETAQA; encoded by the coding sequence GTGACACCAGAGAACACGCTCGGCCGTTTCGACGACGACGACTATCCGGCCTACACCATGGGCCGGGCCGCCGAGATGCTCGGCACCACACCGGGCTTCCTGCGCGCGATCGGCGAAGCCCGGCTGATCACCCCCCTGCGCTCCGAGGGCGGCCACCGCCGCTACTCCCGCTACCAGTTGCGCATCGCCGCCCGCGCCCGGGAGCTCGTCGACCAGGGGACGCCCGTGGAGTCCGCGTGCCGGATCGTCATCCTCGAGGACCAGCTAGAGGAAGCCCAGCGCATCAACGCCGAGTACCGGCGGGCGGAGGGCGGCTCGCACGAGACGGCCCAGGCCTGA
- a CDS encoding MFS transporter, whose product MLGTVQMSLIFALTSLVVPLPTIGREFSLARDDLILLSAAYGLTFAGLLLFGGRLTDRFGGRRVLSAGLLVFAAASLVAPLAQGPGLLLAARFAQGVGAALTAPAAMAVLRAVFPQPAAYGRAMATWGGLSVLGATAGNLLSGVISALVGWRLSFAVPVAVAVVALVLAPRLLPATPAGEGRSLDLPGALLATTGISLASYGLVLTDAHSWGSRTVLLSLLTAALLLLAFPLVERRARDPLLPLGFLRDRRRVLALAAIGLTAAGTATVFVLLSLHLQQELGWSALRTSAAFVPFAVVLLAAGRAAGPLVARYGAPRVSTAGLVTAAAGLALLALTGLTADIPYAVGLLPGLILLPAGAAAAFAGAAVLATDGVEPHQAGLAGGVMNTAMELGPTVVFAAVLAFGSDAISLAVSAAAFAAVAFLGSRTK is encoded by the coding sequence CTGCTCGGCACCGTCCAGATGTCGCTGATCTTCGCGCTCACCTCGCTCGTCGTGCCGCTGCCCACGATCGGCCGCGAGTTCTCCCTGGCCCGTGACGACCTCATCCTCCTCAGCGCCGCCTACGGGCTGACCTTCGCCGGCCTCCTGCTCTTCGGCGGCCGGCTCACCGACCGGTTCGGCGGGCGCCGCGTACTGAGCGCCGGACTGCTCGTGTTCGCCGCGGCCTCCCTCGTCGCGCCGCTCGCCCAGGGCCCCGGCCTCCTGCTCGCCGCCCGCTTCGCCCAGGGCGTCGGCGCCGCGCTCACCGCACCCGCCGCCATGGCCGTACTGCGCGCCGTCTTCCCCCAGCCCGCCGCGTACGGGAGGGCCATGGCCACCTGGGGCGGCCTCTCCGTCCTCGGCGCGACCGCCGGGAACCTGCTCTCCGGGGTGATCTCCGCACTGGTCGGCTGGCGGCTGTCCTTCGCCGTCCCGGTCGCGGTGGCCGTCGTCGCCCTCGTCCTCGCCCCCCGGCTGCTGCCCGCCACCCCGGCGGGCGAGGGCCGCTCCCTGGACCTGCCCGGCGCACTGCTGGCCACCACCGGCATCAGCCTGGCCAGCTACGGACTCGTCCTGACCGACGCCCACTCCTGGGGTTCGCGCACCGTCCTGCTCTCCCTGCTCACCGCGGCCCTGCTCCTGCTGGCCTTCCCGCTCGTCGAGCGCCGGGCCCGTGACCCGCTGCTCCCGCTCGGATTCCTCCGCGACCGGCGCCGGGTCCTGGCCCTCGCGGCCATCGGCCTGACCGCGGCCGGCACGGCGACGGTGTTCGTCCTCCTCTCGCTCCACCTCCAGCAGGAGCTCGGCTGGTCGGCGCTGCGCACTTCCGCCGCCTTCGTCCCCTTCGCCGTGGTGCTGCTGGCCGCGGGCCGGGCGGCGGGCCCGCTCGTCGCCCGGTACGGGGCACCGCGCGTCAGCACGGCCGGGCTCGTGACCGCGGCGGCCGGCCTCGCACTCCTCGCGCTCACCGGCCTGACCGCGGACATCCCGTACGCCGTCGGCCTCCTGCCCGGCCTGATCCTGCTGCCGGCCGGCGCCGCCGCGGCCTTCGCGGGGGCCGCGGTGCTGGCCACCGACGGAGTGGAGCCGCACCAGGCGGGACTCGCGGGCGGAGTCATGAACACCGCGATGGAACTGGGTCCGACGGTCGTCTTCGCCGCCGTGCTCGCCTTCGGCTCCGACGCGATCTCCCTCGCGGTGTCCGCGGCCGCCTTCGCCGCGGTCGCCTTCCTGGGCAGCCGGACCAAGTAG